A genomic window from Sorex araneus isolate mSorAra2 chromosome 2, mSorAra2.pri, whole genome shotgun sequence includes:
- the CALCOCO1 gene encoding calcium-binding and coiled-coil domain-containing protein 1 isoform X1 has product MEESSLSRAPSRSGVTFLNVARTYIPNTKVECHYTLPPGTVPSTSDWIGIFKVEAACVRDYHTFVWSSVPESTAEGSPVHASVQFQASYLPKPGAQLYQFRYVNRQGRVCGQSPAFQFREPRPMDELVTLEETDGGSDILLVVPKATVLQSQLDESQQERNDLMQLKLQLEGQVTDLRGRVQELEKTLLAARREHAELTEQYKGLSRSHGELTEERDVLSRQQGDHVARILELEDDIQTISEKVLTKEVELDRVRDTVKVLTREQEKLLGQLKEVQADKDQSEAELQAAQRENSRLSLELQEAKGRQEELGAQAQRLKDKVAQMKDTLGQAQQRVAELEPLKEQLRGAQELAASSQQKAALLGEELASAAGARDRTMAELHRSRLEVAGVNGRLAELSLHLKEEKSQWSKERAGLLQSVEAEKDKILKLSAEILRLEKAVQEERTQNQVYKTELAREKDSSLVQLSESKRELTELRSALRVLQKEKEQLQEEKQELLEYMRKLEARLDKVADEKWNEDAATEDEEASAGLSLYLPAPPTPPPPAHLVAWLPPAPGGGALGTRGLCFSAFSFPHSGSPIQRHCSDPAWMADRSLSPLSLSPPSPTPLLTGCPAALTDSEDESPEDMRLPRYGLCERGDAGSSPAGLREASPLVVISQPAPIAPHLSGPAEDSSSDSEAEDEKSVLMAAVQSGGEEANLLLPELGSAFYDMASGFAAGPLAESSTGGPATPPWKECPICKERFPADSDKDALEDHMDGHFFFSTQDPFTFE; this is encoded by the exons ATGGAAGAATCCTCCCTCAGCCGGGCCCCGTCCCGGAGCGGAGTCACCTTTCTGAATGTCGCCCGGACCTACATCCCCAATACCAAGGTGGAATGTCACTACACCCTTCCCCCAGGCACCGTGCCCAGCACTAGCGACTGGATTGGCATCTTCAAG GTGGAGGCCGCTTGTGTACGAGATTACCACACGTTTGTGTGGTCTTCAGTGCCTGAGAGTACAGCCGAGGGTTCCCCCGTCCACGCCAGTGTCCAGTTCCAAG CCAGCTACCTGCCCAAGCCGGGGGCCCAGCTCTACCAGTTCCGGTATGTGAACCGCCAGGGCCGAGTGTGCGGGCAGAGCCCCGCTTTCCAGTTCCGGGAGCCACGGCCCATGGACGAGCTCGTGACCCTGGAAGAGACGGATGGGGGCTCTGACATCTTGCTGGTGGTGCCCAAGGCGACTGTGCTACAG AGCCAGCTGGACGAAAGCCAACAGGAGAGGAATGACCTGATGCAGTTGAAGCTGCAGCTGGAGGGGCAGGTGACGGACCTGCGCGGCCGCGTGCAGGAGCTGGAGAAGACGCTGCTGGCGGCCAGGCGGGAGCACGCAGAGCTCACGGAGCAGTACAAG GGCCTCTCCCGATCCCATGGGGAGCTGACAGAAGAGAGGGATGTCCTGAGTCGGCAGCAGGGAGATCACGTGGCGCGTATCCTGGAGCTGGAAGATGACATCCAGACCATCAGTGAGAAAGTGCTGACAAAGGAGGTGGAGCTGGACAG GGTTAGAGACACAGTGAAGGTGCTGACGCGCGAGCAGGAGAAACTCCTCGGGCAACTGAAGGAAGTGCAGGCAGACAAGGATCAGAGCGAG GCCGAGCTGCAGGCGGCACAGCGGGAGAACTCTCGCTTGAGTTTGGAGCTGCAGGAGGCCAAGGGCCGCCAGGAGGAACTGGGCGCCCAGGCGCAGCGGCTGAAGGACAAGGTGGCCCAGATGAAGGACACcctgggccaggcccagcagcGGGTG GCCGAGCTGGAGCCGCTGAAGGAGCAGCTCCGAGGCGCCCAGGAGCTGGCAGCGTCGAGCCAGCAGAAAGCCGCGCTGCTGGGGGAGGAGCTGGCCAGCGCAGCAGGGGCCAGGGACCGCACCATGGCCGAGCTGCACCGCAGCCGCCTGGAGGTGGCCGGCGTCAACGGCCGGCTGGCCGAGCTCAGTCTGCACCTGAAGGAGGAGAAGAGCCAGTGGAGCAAGGAGCGGGCAGGGCTGCTGCAGAGCGTGGAG GCAGAGAAGGACAAGATCCTGAAGCTGAGCGCAGAGATACTCCGACTGGAAAAGGCCGTTCAGGAGGAGAGGACACAGAATCAAGTGTACAAGACGGAACTAGCCCGGGAAAAGGACTCGAGCCTG GTGCAGCTGTCTGAGAGCAAACGGGAGTTGACGGAGTTGCGCTCCGCCCTGCGGGTGctccagaaggagaaggagcagcTGCAGGAGGAGAAACAG GAACTGCTCGAGTACATGAGGAAGCTGGAGGCCCGCCTGGACAAGGTGGCAGATGAGAAGTGGAATGAGGATGCGGCTACTGAGGACGAGGAGGCTTCTGCGGGGCTGAGTCTgtacctcccagccccccccaccccaccccctcctgctcaTCTTGTGGCCTGGCTTCCGCCTGCCCCTGGGGGTGGCGCCTTAGGGACAAGGGGCCTCTGCTtctctgctttctccttcccacacTCGGGCTCCCCCATTCAGCGTCACTGCTCTGACCCGGCCTGGATGGCTGAcaggtctctctctcctctctctctctcacccccctcgCCCACGCCCCTGCTCACAGGCTGCCCCGCAGCGCTGACGGACTCGGAGGATGAGTCCCCGGAAGACATGAGGCTGCCCCGCTACGGCCTGTGTGAGCGCGGGGACGCCGGCTCTTCCCCCGCGGGCCTGCGAGAGGCTTCCCCCCTCGTGGTCATCAGCCAGCCCGCTCCCATCGCCCCCCACCTCTCCGGGCCCGCCGAGGACAGCAGCTCCGACTCG GAGGCCGAGGACGAGAAGTCGGTCCTGATGGCCGCGGTGCAGAGTGGGGGCGAGGAGGCCAACCTGCTGCTCCCAGAGCTGGGCAGCGCCTTCTACGACATGGCCAG TGGCTTTGCAGCGGGTCCCTTGGCAGAGAGCAGCACTGGCGGGCCGGCCACCCCGCCGTGGAAGGAGTGCCCAATCTGCAAGGAGCGGTTCCCAGCTGACAGTGACAAGGATGCGCTGGAGGACCACATGGATGGACACTTCTTCTTCAGCACCCAGGACCCCTTCACCTTTGAGTGA
- the CALCOCO1 gene encoding calcium-binding and coiled-coil domain-containing protein 1 isoform X2, which produces MEESSLSRAPSRSGVTFLNVARTYIPNTKVECHYTLPPGTVPSTSDWIGIFKVEAACVRDYHTFVWSSVPESTAEGSPVHASVQFQASYLPKPGAQLYQFRYVNRQGRVCGQSPAFQFREPRPMDELVTLEETDGGSDILLVVPKATVLQSQLDESQQERNDLMQLKLQLEGQVTDLRGRVQELEKTLLAARREHAELTEQYKGLSRSHGELTEERDVLSRQQGDHVARILELEDDIQTISEKVLTKEVELDRVRDTVKVLTREQEKLLGQLKEVQADKDQSEAELQAAQRENSRLSLELQEAKGRQEELGAQAQRLKDKVAQMKDTLGQAQQRVAELEPLKEQLRGAQELAASSQQKAALLGEELASAAGARDRTMAELHRSRLEVAGVNGRLAELSLHLKEEKSQWSKERAGLLQSVEAEKDKILKLSAEILRLEKAVQEERTQNQVYKTELAREKDSSLVQLSESKRELTELRSALRVLQKEKEQLQEEKQELLEYMRKLEARLDKVADEKWNEDAATEDEEASAGLSCPAALTDSEDESPEDMRLPRYGLCERGDAGSSPAGLREASPLVVISQPAPIAPHLSGPAEDSSSDSEAEDEKSVLMAAVQSGGEEANLLLPELGSAFYDMASGFAAGPLAESSTGGPATPPWKECPICKERFPADSDKDALEDHMDGHFFFSTQDPFTFE; this is translated from the exons ATGGAAGAATCCTCCCTCAGCCGGGCCCCGTCCCGGAGCGGAGTCACCTTTCTGAATGTCGCCCGGACCTACATCCCCAATACCAAGGTGGAATGTCACTACACCCTTCCCCCAGGCACCGTGCCCAGCACTAGCGACTGGATTGGCATCTTCAAG GTGGAGGCCGCTTGTGTACGAGATTACCACACGTTTGTGTGGTCTTCAGTGCCTGAGAGTACAGCCGAGGGTTCCCCCGTCCACGCCAGTGTCCAGTTCCAAG CCAGCTACCTGCCCAAGCCGGGGGCCCAGCTCTACCAGTTCCGGTATGTGAACCGCCAGGGCCGAGTGTGCGGGCAGAGCCCCGCTTTCCAGTTCCGGGAGCCACGGCCCATGGACGAGCTCGTGACCCTGGAAGAGACGGATGGGGGCTCTGACATCTTGCTGGTGGTGCCCAAGGCGACTGTGCTACAG AGCCAGCTGGACGAAAGCCAACAGGAGAGGAATGACCTGATGCAGTTGAAGCTGCAGCTGGAGGGGCAGGTGACGGACCTGCGCGGCCGCGTGCAGGAGCTGGAGAAGACGCTGCTGGCGGCCAGGCGGGAGCACGCAGAGCTCACGGAGCAGTACAAG GGCCTCTCCCGATCCCATGGGGAGCTGACAGAAGAGAGGGATGTCCTGAGTCGGCAGCAGGGAGATCACGTGGCGCGTATCCTGGAGCTGGAAGATGACATCCAGACCATCAGTGAGAAAGTGCTGACAAAGGAGGTGGAGCTGGACAG GGTTAGAGACACAGTGAAGGTGCTGACGCGCGAGCAGGAGAAACTCCTCGGGCAACTGAAGGAAGTGCAGGCAGACAAGGATCAGAGCGAG GCCGAGCTGCAGGCGGCACAGCGGGAGAACTCTCGCTTGAGTTTGGAGCTGCAGGAGGCCAAGGGCCGCCAGGAGGAACTGGGCGCCCAGGCGCAGCGGCTGAAGGACAAGGTGGCCCAGATGAAGGACACcctgggccaggcccagcagcGGGTG GCCGAGCTGGAGCCGCTGAAGGAGCAGCTCCGAGGCGCCCAGGAGCTGGCAGCGTCGAGCCAGCAGAAAGCCGCGCTGCTGGGGGAGGAGCTGGCCAGCGCAGCAGGGGCCAGGGACCGCACCATGGCCGAGCTGCACCGCAGCCGCCTGGAGGTGGCCGGCGTCAACGGCCGGCTGGCCGAGCTCAGTCTGCACCTGAAGGAGGAGAAGAGCCAGTGGAGCAAGGAGCGGGCAGGGCTGCTGCAGAGCGTGGAG GCAGAGAAGGACAAGATCCTGAAGCTGAGCGCAGAGATACTCCGACTGGAAAAGGCCGTTCAGGAGGAGAGGACACAGAATCAAGTGTACAAGACGGAACTAGCCCGGGAAAAGGACTCGAGCCTG GTGCAGCTGTCTGAGAGCAAACGGGAGTTGACGGAGTTGCGCTCCGCCCTGCGGGTGctccagaaggagaaggagcagcTGCAGGAGGAGAAACAG GAACTGCTCGAGTACATGAGGAAGCTGGAGGCCCGCCTGGACAAGGTGGCAGATGAGAAGTGGAATGAGGATGCGGCTACTGAGGACGAGGAGGCTTCTGCGGGGCTGA GCTGCCCCGCAGCGCTGACGGACTCGGAGGATGAGTCCCCGGAAGACATGAGGCTGCCCCGCTACGGCCTGTGTGAGCGCGGGGACGCCGGCTCTTCCCCCGCGGGCCTGCGAGAGGCTTCCCCCCTCGTGGTCATCAGCCAGCCCGCTCCCATCGCCCCCCACCTCTCCGGGCCCGCCGAGGACAGCAGCTCCGACTCG GAGGCCGAGGACGAGAAGTCGGTCCTGATGGCCGCGGTGCAGAGTGGGGGCGAGGAGGCCAACCTGCTGCTCCCAGAGCTGGGCAGCGCCTTCTACGACATGGCCAG TGGCTTTGCAGCGGGTCCCTTGGCAGAGAGCAGCACTGGCGGGCCGGCCACCCCGCCGTGGAAGGAGTGCCCAATCTGCAAGGAGCGGTTCCCAGCTGACAGTGACAAGGATGCGCTGGAGGACCACATGGATGGACACTTCTTCTTCAGCACCCAGGACCCCTTCACCTTTGAGTGA